A portion of the Quercus lobata isolate SW786 unplaced genomic scaffold, ValleyOak3.0 Primary Assembly Scq3eQI_1902, whole genome shotgun sequence genome contains these proteins:
- the LOC115972892 gene encoding disease resistance protein At4g27190-like, which yields MKILQCLGYSDVELKILIGKSFLTISSNNRLWMHNSLQQMAWEIVRQECVKEPGKRSRLWLHEDINDVLTKNTGTEAIQGIVLNLPVKKEAHWNPEAFSKMHNLRLLIIGNVQLPCGLTHFPSALRFVKWSGYPLKSLPSNFQPKELVELNMCNSKIELLWEGVKYLNKLKFITLRHSQNLLRTPDFTEVPNLEIIDLEGCTNLIELHSSIGVLKRLILLNLKDCRCLTSLPCKIGMDSLEILILSGCCRVQNIPEFADNMLELRELFLDGTAIQKLPSSIKNLTGLTLLNLSQCKSLVCLPGAILKLEFLREFTVFGCSKLAKFEDHEIAPTHEPQIEPNECPTSLAVSILGAYKGPVISPISPEKQELLSVHGTEVMEKEGRMPILETEIETVSSQPKLTKHVGEPIQPLTPLAVSTSDTSKQAAVEPVSVTVLPSGKDGSQPIKKEDIEIAHPTDGQQFLEVSTCPKSSIERTLLRILRYINDATAQRIGVHGSGGIGKTSVLKALINHFKTKDLFDVVIWVTVSRYWSTRKIQDEVLRQLPPEDLKTDLEIGENLFKALKSRRFLLLLDDVWEQINLDAVGIPNPTLENGSRIILATRSPDVCHIMLADKEVQVERLLPEEAWELFQELVGSIIDSPNIRPYAQDIVQRCGGLPLLIIVTGRALAKENDALCWMHAAREFSRCSAHRIYGFESIFQQLKFSYDRLEGPDLKSCLLYCALFPEDREVSIFELVEYWIEEGLISGNCTDAYKRGYDIVGILVGASLLQSSECGLSIKMHDLIWDLASVILSLEAEGCQFLLRSCSRMTKQTDMGDSSSYRLLESFQSNKQSILHGHQFLVRAGAGLTEPPLKDEWEEAKMIFLMDNELSNLPERPSCPKLLALFLQRNHQLRVIPSSFFDLMPSLTILNLSKTRIKSLPKSLFKLMSLEALILRNCERLAQLPSEVGSLGRLEVLDLQGTEIEKLPDEISELASLRHLKVSFYGSVNQSECVRLPHELVPHGIISSLSELETLSIDVYPGDKRWEKNVDSILNEMGNLTNLITFCCYFPDVKFLERFLEKSLPWKIQGLTDFKFVVGYDVKRFAYQVGDNLEIEYVQWGQCLRFVNGEEIPDAVLEVLTCSTAFFLDHHIKVCSLSEFRISNLNGLRLCVVRDCPKIESVIAGKELVIFPILEQLSIYYLSNLGRLWEGMIPQGSFDRLRKLTVHTCPKLQFVFASSMLQFFSKLEELRVEHCPGITEIIFQDQVVDSGSGTLPRLKTLKLHYLPELVTIMQGTWPPLENISFYNCPMLKKLVIDSNTSHSIKEIKAENHWWEKLEWQDTSIRSCLHAHFIPISDYNL from the exons ATGAAAATATTACAGTGTCTTGGCTATTCAGATGTTGAATTGAAGATTCTCATTGGTAAATCTTTCTTAACAATTTCTTCAAACAACCGATTGTGGATGCATAATTCACTACAACAAATGGCTTGGGAAATAGTTCGCCAAGAGTGTGTCAAAGAACCTGGGAAACGTAGTAGACTATGGTTGCATGAGGACATCAATGATGTGCTCACAAAAAATACG GGAACAGAAGCTATTCAAGGCATAGTCTTGAACTTGCCTGTAAAAAAAGAGGCACATTGGAACCCAGAAGCCTTTTCAAAGATGCATAATCTTAGATTGCTCATAATTGGTAACGTGCAACTTCCTTGTGGGCTCACACATTTTCCTAGTGCGTTAAGATTTGTCAAATGGAGTGGGTATCCATTAAAATCATTGCCATCAAATTTCCAACCAAAAGAGCTAGTTGAACTTAACATGTGTAACAGCAAAATTGAGCTGCTTTGGGAGGGAGTAAAG taTTTAAACAAGTTAAAATTCATCACACTCCGTCATTCCCAAAATCTTTTGAGGACCCCAGACTTCACGGAGGTTCCAAATCTGGAGATAATAGATCTTGAAGGTTGTACAAATTTGATTGAGCTACACTCATCTATTGGTGTACTTAAAaggcttattttattgaatctGAAAGATTGTAGATGTCTCACAAGTCTTCCGTGCAAGATTGGAATGGATTCTCTTGAAATTCTTATTCTCTCTGGCTGCTGCAGAGTCCAGAACATTCCAGAATTTGCGGACAATATGCTAGAGTTACGGGAGCTTTTTTTAGATGGGACTGCAATTCAAAAGCTACCCTCgtcaattaaaaatttgactGGTCTTACTTTATTGAATCTGAGCCAATGCAAAAGTCTTGTGTGTCTTCCAGGTGCCATTCTTAAATTGGAATTTCTAAGAGAATTCACTGTTTTCGGATGTTCAAAACTGGCAAAATTTGAAGATCACGAGATTGCACCCACTCATGAACCTCAAATTGAGCCAAATGAGTGCCCTACTTCACTAGCTGTCTCTATATTGGGCGCATATAAAGGACCTGTGATCTCACCAATTTCTCCTGAAAAACAGGAGTTGTTATCTGTGCATGGAACAGAAGTAATGGAGAAAGAAGGGAGGATGCCCATTCTTGAAACAGAAATTGAGACCGTCTCTTCTCAACCTAAATTGACAAAGCATGTTGGGGAACCAATTCAGCCCCTTACTCCATTAGCAGTCTCAACTTCAGATACAAGCAAACAAGCTGCAGTTGAACCAGTGTCAGTGACGGTGCTGCCTTCAGGAAAGGATGGAAGTCaacctattaaaaaagaagatattgaGATTGCTCATCCAACTGATGGTCAGCAGTTTCTTGAAGTAAGCACATGTCCCAAGAGTTCTATTGAGCGCACTTTGTTGAGGATCTTGAGATACATTAATGATGCTACAGCCCAAAGAATTGGTGTTCATGGAAGTGGCGGGATTGGCAAGACTAGTGTACTGAAAGCCTTGATCAATCACTTCAAAACAAAAGACTTGTTTGATGTGGTTATTTGGGTGACTGTCTCAAGATATTGGAGCACCAGAAAGATTCAAGATGAGGTTTTACGACAATTGCCTCCAGAAGACTTAAAAACTGATTTGGAAATTGGAGAAAATTTGTTTAAAGCTTTAAAGAGCCGACGATTTTTGTTGCTTCTGGATGACGTTTGGGAGCAGATTAACCTAGATGCAGTTGGTATTCCTAATCCTACTCTAGAAAATGGCAGCAGGATAATACTTGCAACAAGATCCCCTGATGTGTGTCACATCATGCTTGCTGATAAAGAGGTTCAAGTGGAGAGACTCCTACCAGAAGAAGCTTGGGAATTGTTTCAGGAACTAGTAGGTAGCATCATTGACAGTCCAAATATCCGGCCATATGCCCAAGATATAGTTCAAAGGTGTGGTGGTTTGCCATTGTTGATAATTGTTACTGGAAGGGCACTGGCCAAGGAGAATGATGCTTTATGCTGGATGCATGCAGCAAGGGAATTTTCACGGTGCAGTGCACATAGGATATATGGTTTTGAATCTATTTTCCAACAGCTGAAATTCAGTTATGACAGATTGGAGGGTCCTGACTTAAAGAGTTGCCTCCTTTATTGTGCCTTGTTTCCAGAAGATCGGGAGGTCAGCATATTTGAATTGGTAGAGTACTGGATCGAAGAAGGTTTGATCAGTGGAAACTGTACAGATGCATATAAGAGGGGGTATGATATAGTTGGCATTCTTGTAGGAGCCTCTCTTTTGCAGAGCTCGGAATGTGGTCTTTCTATCAAAATGCATGATTTGATTTGGGATTTAGCATCAGTGATCTTGTCATTAGAAGCAGAAGGTTGTCAGTTTCTGCTTAGAAGTTGTTCCAGAATGACAAAGCAAACAGACATGGGAGATAGCTCGTCATACAGATTACTTGAAAGTTTTCAAAGCAATAAACAGTCAATTCTTCATGGTCATCAGTTCTTAGTAAGGGCTGGTGCAGGTCTAACTGAGCCACCTTTAAAGGAtgaatgggaagaagccaagATGATATTTTTGATGGACAATGAGTTATCCAATCTACCAGAGAGACCAAGTTGCCCAAAACTTTTGGCATTGTTCCTCCAAAGAAATCATCAGCTTAGAGTGATACCTTCTTCGTTTTTTGATTTAATGCCTTCTCTTACAATTTTGAACCTATCCAAGACAAGGATCAAATCCCTGCCAAAGTCACTTTTTAAGCTTATGAGCCTTGAGGCACTTATTCTACGCAATTGTGAACGTCTGGCTCAGCTTCCATCTGAGGTTGGATCTTTGGGACGACTTGAGGTGCTCGATCTCCAAGGAACAGAAATTGAGAAATTACCAGATGAGATTTCTGAGCTGGCTTCTCTGAGGCACTTAAAAGTATCATTTTATGGATCTGTCAACCAGAGTGAATGTGTTAGGCTGCCTCATGAATTGGTTCCACATGGAATAATATCAAGTCTCAGTGAATTGGAAACTCTGAGTATTGATGTGTACCCCGGAGATAAAAGGTGGGAGAAGAATGTGGATTCTATCTTAAATGAGATGGGTAACTTGACAAACTTGATTACTTTTTGTTGCTATTTCCCAGACGTAAAGTTTCTTGAACGTTTTCTTGAAAAAAGCCTACCATGGAAAATTCAAGGTTTAACTGATTTCAAATTTGTAGTTGGCTATGATGTTAAACGCTTCGCATATCAGGTTGGGGACAATCTGGAGATTGAATATGTCCAATGGGGTCAGTGCTTGAGATTTGTAAATGGTGAGGAGATACCAGATGCAGTTCTGGAAGTATTAACTTGTTCCACTGCATTCTTTCTAGATCATCATATCAAAGTCTGCAGCCTATCAGAGTTCAGAATCAGTAATCTCAATGGATTGAGATTATGCGTGGTGAGGGATTGTCCCAAGATTGAATCAGTAATTGCTGGCAAGGAACTAGTTATATTTCCAATTCTGGAGCAACTAAGTATTTATTATCTGTCAAACCTGGGGAGGCTTTGGGAAGGAATGATACCACAGGGAAGCTTTGATAGGCTAAGAAAATTGACAGTGCATACATGCCCCAAATTGCAATTTGTTTTTGCAAGCTCAATGCTCCAGTTTTTCTCTAAATTAGAAGAGTTGAGAGTCGAACATTGTCCAGGAATTACAGAGATCATATTTCAGGATCAGGTGGTTGATTCTGGTAGTGGTACACTCCCTAGattgaaaacattaaaacttCAC